A stretch of Phycisphaerae bacterium DNA encodes these proteins:
- a CDS encoding carbohydrate-binding protein: protein MKRAYFLAGFVTILFSFTFSVQAYDSAPIGWASESGGTTGGAGGTTVTVDNVTDFIYYVQGTNQDPYIIYVSGNINLGGSNIRVRGNKTIIGLPGSHITGNLKCYNSEESNNIFRFLDMDNEAGAGDGDCISIDGVQHIWVDHCTFTDGGDGNIDIKNGADYVTVSWCIFQYTYDSGHNFSNLVGHSDDNGGTDMNHLLVTFHHNWYSTLSHERMPSVRFGKAHIYNTYFDCPGNNYCIRTRLYAQCLVENNYFKDVQNPWQRYVTSAGGDPGLLYASGNILDNVTWVVGDDSDVVLIDGTDTVFTPPYSYTLDNAEDIPALVQYGAGVDGQDGYPPHWYFGYYGDFDRSGFVDMNDFAVFANYWGISDCEQLWNVDYNGDCKVDFYELGWMSENWLYIAPDITPPDAPTGLGASAGDAIVSLDWDDNAEEDLAGYNIYRSTTSGSGYTKLNGSLLINSDYTDNSVTNNTTYYYVVTAADTNSNESDYSSEVLAYPSAGSSSVTIQENTAGFCNVEGIIDNKHAGYTGTGFCDTTNAAGTGIDWSVNILTGGTYTFTWRYAHGKTDDRSARLIINGSTVISSITFPPTGAFTTWSTVSADVSLTAGVKSVRLEGITSNSLANIDYINIAGENFMPAGCP, encoded by the coding sequence ATGAAAAGAGCATACTTTTTGGCGGGGTTTGTCACAATTTTATTTTCCTTTACCTTTTCGGTTCAGGCGTATGATAGCGCGCCTATCGGTTGGGCCAGCGAAAGCGGCGGTACTACAGGCGGAGCAGGCGGCACTACAGTCACAGTTGACAACGTCACGGACTTTATTTACTACGTACAGGGCACCAACCAAGATCCGTATATCATTTATGTAAGCGGCAATATCAATCTGGGCGGTTCGAATATCCGCGTCCGGGGCAACAAGACAATCATCGGCCTGCCTGGATCGCATATCACCGGCAATCTGAAGTGCTACAATAGCGAAGAAAGCAATAACATCTTCAGGTTTCTGGACATGGACAACGAAGCCGGGGCCGGCGATGGGGACTGCATCAGCATTGACGGCGTCCAGCACATCTGGGTCGACCACTGCACGTTTACCGATGGAGGCGACGGCAATATCGATATCAAGAACGGCGCCGACTATGTCACCGTCTCATGGTGTATATTCCAGTACACATACGACAGCGGTCACAATTTCAGCAACTTAGTCGGACATTCCGACGACAATGGCGGCACGGATATGAACCATCTCCTTGTCACTTTTCACCATAACTGGTATTCGACCTTGAGTCACGAGCGTATGCCTTCCGTACGTTTCGGAAAGGCTCATATATATAACACCTATTTCGACTGTCCGGGCAATAATTACTGCATCCGCACTCGTTTGTACGCGCAGTGTCTTGTAGAAAACAATTATTTCAAAGACGTTCAGAATCCATGGCAGCGATATGTTACTTCGGCAGGAGGCGACCCGGGCTTGCTGTACGCATCCGGCAACATTCTTGATAATGTTACATGGGTTGTGGGAGACGATTCGGATGTCGTACTTATTGACGGCACCGACACGGTTTTCACGCCGCCGTATTCATATACGCTTGATAATGCCGAAGATATTCCGGCATTGGTTCAATATGGCGCCGGCGTCGACGGTCAGGACGGTTATCCGCCGCACTGGTATTTCGGCTATTACGGCGACTTCGACCGCAGCGGATTCGTAGATATGAATGACTTTGCAGTATTTGCCAATTACTGGGGCATTTCTGACTGCGAGCAGCTTTGGAACGTTGATTATAACGGCGACTGCAAAGTAGATTTTTATGAACTCGGTTGGATGTCTGAAAACTGGCTTTATATAGCGCCTGATATTACACCGCCGGATGCACCGACAGGCCTGGGAGCATCGGCAGGAGATGCAATAGTTTCGCTCGACTGGGACGACAATGCCGAAGAAGATTTGGCAGGCTATAATATTTATCGTTCGACAACTTCAGGCAGCGGATATACAAAATTAAACGGTTCGCTTCTGATAAATTCGGATTACACAGATAACAGTGTTACAAATAACACAACATACTACTATGTCGTTACTGCGGCTGATACGAATTCAAACGAATCCGATTATTCAAGCGAAGTTCTCGCGTATCCGAGCGCAGGAAGTTCGAGCGTTACCATACAGGAAAATACCGCAGGCTTCTGTAATGTGGAAGGAATCATCGATAATAAACACGCAGGATATACAGGCACAGGTTTTTGCGACACTACAAATGCCGCCGGCACAGGAATTGACTGGAGCGTGAATATCCTTACAGGCGGAACATATACTTTCACCTGGCGATATGCACACGGTAAAACTGACGACAGGTCTGCAAGACTGATTATAAACGGTTCAACAGTAATTTCGAGTATTACATTCCCGCCGACAGGCGCGTTTACAACATGGAGTACCGTATCTGCAGATGTAAGTTTAACTGCCGGAGTAAAGAGCGTAAGGCTTGAAGGTATAACCAGTAATTCTCTTGCCAATATCGATTACATAAATATAGCCGGTGAAAATTTTATGCCGGCAGGCTGCCCATAA